A DNA window from Drosophila pseudoobscura strain MV-25-SWS-2005 chromosome 2, UCI_Dpse_MV25, whole genome shotgun sequence contains the following coding sequences:
- the Efa6 gene encoding uncharacterized protein Efa6 isoform X4, whose protein sequence is MTEELKVVLRRSEQHSGFGFSLLGSTGPPHVIYDIVENSPAADCGSVEAGDVILKVNGTDVHRYTTKEVLKCLRLSEQLVTLELKRDPKLKARIKEQLANTQSPHYVDIESPNIYDYSSSHSANSSPNHRPNNSKVSSPAAASGLRFKSPTHLPSLRQNSSTLLASGSTTTTTHTHSRNSSASSTKIKVVETTIQTTSSTITTSAAPTSPTGSDATSPTHRPSRIPQARKCPAPKPVPVLHSPQNKRPRSSQIPTKASNGNGNGNGSAHNSQLPPQLLQHSNSYSGSPVTRPRISTEREPDTEREPEPNSAPPQSAKAPRFEAFMMTGDLILNLSRTPQTSNHLTTQAKKVDSLRDSPIRQANSRMNGALAPRASGESSPTSSSSVDSPTNTSSDSVKREAKLQRKQHPQQQQQHQQQRDSINNSYNRKDSLTNDTLLMCEELERDEEGEYVLEEDSKHQHQRQRQHQQRYRQQQQQQRYEYYQNDDELDEEQEQEVEAEAEEEREEDQTHYDITNIETYQSGMGRGDEDDSDRQCLVEDDDDDDDAYDEEENDAGDEDYSTNSLGSGSTKQRLRALKQRAATRQQQQRNRDAVDCAARMPGYSASGSTSSTTVKSEAAGGMGIPMGVGLGAANTSQDETSFSVPTSPISLSTPLIDKETANSVPTSPEPSSLAPESSSGAAGVVVVRRHHNGHVVRKCDAAGFRTSKSEDHLQQIQREGIAAVIPIDIDEDVNSSLNTLLDTRQDSEDSQASDRDRIVWTYNAPLQPHQLQQIQQQQQQQQLHQQQQQQILLQQQQQQQQQQQQQQQQQQFYGQQSHSNSHSSSISSSPQHSAAGSPASPTSVSSSVMSSSGSKGALGAVGGNGQAADQQQQQLEQREQGGTASLQPPSGMPGLLACPGTGNGAGGGGVGCNNDLSVSEAISNISSPDYQDDDNLLSSRDILGGMVLSDPSDSDSTILVSDGAALQRQQLKQQLRAQQQQQRDRDRDQSEHKVVIQVRGMDNNGGGGGSAARSEDDVVTLTDEQPHTTMSSGAGAGAQGTRDASPPVSDDGSDVESLHSYHYSPKAVDMPSAIRLAKRLYSLDGFKKSDVSRHLSKNNDFSRAVADEYLKHFTFEKKSLDQSLREFLQQFSLSGETQERERVLVHFSKRFLDCNPGTFNSQDAVHTLTCAIMLLNTDLHGQNMNRKMSCAEFVDNLADLNDGENFPKDILKLLYQAIKTKPLEWALDDDAGDLQQRGNNALGNVGQNPFLDAPELATAVEYKKGYVMRKCCYDSSYKKTPFGKRSWKMFYCTLRDLVLYLHKDEHGFRKSQMSDNLHNAIRIHHALATKANDYTKKQHVFRLQTSDQAEYLFQTSDSKELHSWVETINYVCAAISAPPLEGGVGSQKRFQRPLLPSKQTKLMVKEQLESHEVQLAQLEQELNEHKKGPIPSKGLPLQNYKEKESYLQYELRRYRTYVSILSAKMLADQQQLELQALQPTQAILDEEADTFPVGNSCSPTTPPSINIQEQQQKEQQRQPHSSNRRYPRFSVPSHLLWNRLFWDCVCCGVFLCCWRYCNVLTFL, encoded by the exons GTTGAAGCCGGGGATGTCATCCTCAAAGTCAATGGAACCGATGTCCATCGCTATACAACGAAGGAGG TTCTCAAATGCCTGCGATTGTCCGAACAGTTGGTGACCTTGGAACTGAAGCGAG ATCCTAAGCTCAAGGCACGAATTAAAGAGCAGCTGGCCAACACACAGAGTCCACACTATGTGGATATTGAATCTCCCAACATCTACGactacagcagcagccacagcgcCAATTCCTCACCCAACCATCGTCCGAACAACAGCAAGGTATCTTCTCCGGCGGCGGCCAGCGGACTGCGCTTCAAGTCGCCCACACACTTGCCATCGCTGCGGCAGAACTCCTCGACGCTGCTGGCCAGTGGATCCACCACTACgaccacccacacacacagccgcaACTCCTCGGCCAGCTCCACAAAGATAAAGGTGGTGGAGACCACCATTCAGACGACATCATCAACCATCACCACAAGTGCAGCGCCAACGTCGCCAACGGGCTCGGACGCCACCTCGCCCACGCACCGACCCTCACGCATTCCACAGGCGCGAAAGTGCCCGGCGCCCAAGCCCGTGCCCGTGCTCCATTCGCCACAAAATAAGCGGCCACGCTCCTCGCAGATACCCACAAAGGCATcgaacggcaacggcaacggtaACGGGAGTGCACACAACTCCCAGCTGCCACCGCAATTGTTGCAGCACTCGAACAGCTACAGCGGCAGTCCCGTGACCCGGCCACGGATCTCCACAGAGCGCGAGCCGGACACAGAGAGGGAACCAGAACCGAATTCGGCACCACCGCAATCGGCGAAGGCGCCACGCTTTGAGGCTTTCATGATGACGGGAGATCTGATCTTGAATCTGTCCAGGACACCACAGACCAGCAATCACCTAACGACCCAGGCCAAGAAG GTTGACAGTCTGCGTGATTCGCCGATTCGTCAGGCCAATTCCCGGATGAATGGCGCCCTAGCGCCCCGAGCTTCGGGAGAATCCTCGCCCACATCCTCTTCCTCGGTGGACTCGCCCACCAACACCAGCTCGGATTCGGTGAAGCGTGAGGCGAAGCTGCAGCGCAAACAAcacccgcagcagcagcagcaacatcagcagcagcgggacaGCATCAACAACAGCTACAACCGTAAGGATTCGCTCACCAACGACACGCTGCTGATGTGCGAGGAGCTGGAGCGCGATGAGGAGGGCGAGTATGTGCTCGAGGAGGACAGcaagcatcagcatcagcgtcaacgccagcaccagcaacgctatcgtcagcagcagcagcagcaacgataCGAGTACTACCAGAACGATGACGAGCTggacgaggagcaggagcaggaggtggaagcagaggcggaggaggagcgcgAGGAGGATCAGACCCACTACGACATCACCAACATAGAGACGTACCAGAGCGGGATGGGGCGCGGCGATGAGGATGACAGCGACCGCCAGTGCCTGGTCGaagacgacgatgacgatgacgatgcctacgacgaggaggagaacgATGCCGGCGACGAGGATTACTCAACCAATTCGCTGGGCTCCGGATCTACGAAGCAGCGACTGCGCGCCCTCAAGCAGCGTGCCGCAAcgcgacaacagcagcagcgcaatCGAGATGCGGTCGATTGTGCTGCCCGCATGCCCGGCTACTCTGCCTCGGGCTCCACCTCGTCCACAACGGTCAAGAGTGAGGCGGCCGGCGGCATGGGCATTCCCATGGGCGTGGGGCTGGGCGCAGCCAATACCTCGCAGGACGAGACCTCCTTCTCAGTGCCAACATCGCCCATTTCGCTGTCGACGCCCCTGATCGACAAGGAGACGGCCAATTCGGTGCCCACCAGCCCGGAGCCGAGCTCTTTGGCTCCCGAGTCGAGTAGTGGGGCTGCTGGTGTCGTTGTTGTGCGACGCCACCACAACGGGCATGTGGTGCGCAAATGCGATGCCGCCGGCTTCCGCACCAGCAAGTCCGAGGATCATCTGCAGCAGATCCAGCGCGAGGGCATTGCGGCTGTGATACCCATCGACATTGATGAGGATGTGAATAGTTCACTCAATACGCTGCTGGACACGCGTCAGGACTCCGAGGACTCGCAG GCATCGGATCGAGATCGGATTGTGTGGACCTATAATGCACCACTGCAGCcgcatcagctgcagcagatccaacagcagcagcagcaacaacagcttcatcagcaacagcagcaacaaatactattgcagcagcaacaacagcaacagcagcaacaacaacaacaacagcagcagcagcaattctACGGTCAGCAATCGCATTCAAATTCACATTCAAGTTCCATTAGTTCGTCGCCGCAGCATTCGGCTGCCGGCAGTCCTGCCTCCCCCACATCGGTATCCTCGTCGGTGATGTCCTCGTCGGGCTCAAAGGGTGCCCTCGGTGCCGTGGGTGGCAATGGTCAGGCAgcggaccagcagcagcagcagctagagCAGCGAGAACAAGGCGGAACAGCCTCCCTGCAGCCGCCCTCCGGCATGCCCGGTCTGCTAGCCTGTCCAGGGACTGGCaatggtgctggtggtggtggtgttggttgTAACAACGATCTGAGCGTCTCAGAGGCCATTTCGAATATATCTAGTCCCGACTACCAAGACGACGATAACTTATTGAGTTCTCGCGATATTCTAGGCGGCATGGTACTTAGCGATCCCAGTGACTCGGACTCCACCATACTCGTCTCGGATGGGGCCGCCctgcagcgccagcagctCAAGCAACAGCTGcgtgcccagcagcagcaacagagggacagggacagagatcAGTCGGAGCACAAGGTGGTCATCCAAGTGCGCGGCATGGACAAcaacggcggtggcggtggcagtgcgGCTCGGTCCGAGGACGATGTGGTCACGCTGACGGATGAGCAGCCGCATACAACGATGTCGTCGGGGGCTGGGGCGGGGGCGCAGGGCACGCGAGACGCCTCGCCACCCGTCTCCGATGATGGCAGCGATGTGGAATCACTGCACTCCTACCATTACTCGCCCAAGGCTGTGGACATGCCCTCGGCCATACGCCTGGCTAAAAGACTGTATTCCCTCGATGGTTTCAAGAAGAGCGACGTCTCCCGGCATCTCAGCAAGAA CAACGACTTTAGCAGGGCTGTGGCCGATGAGTATCTAAAGCATTTCACCTTTGAGAAAAAGTCGCTGGACCAGTCGCTGCGCGAGTTCCTGCAACAGTTCTCGCTCTCCGGCGAGACCCAGGAGCGAGAGCGGGTGCTAGTGCACTTCTCGAAACGTTTTCTGGACTGCAATCCGGGTACCTTCAACTCGCAGGATGCGGTGCACACGCTGACCTGTGCCATAATGCTTCTGAACACGGATCTGCATGGGCAGAATATGAATCGTAAAATGAGCTGTGCGGAATTTGTCGACAATCTGGCAGATCTCAACGATGGCGAGAACTTTCCCAAGGATATACTCAAGTTGTTGTATCAGGCCATCAAAACGAAGCCGCTGGAATGGGCGCT AGATGACGATGCGGGTGATCTGCAGCAGCGGGGCAACAATGCACTGGGAAATGTTGGACAGAATCCCTTCCTGGATGCACCCGAACTGGCCACCGCTGTGGAGTACAAGAAGGGCTATGTGATGCGCAAATGCTGCTACGATAGCAGCTACAAAAAGA CTCCCTTCGGCAAACGCTCCTGGAAGATGTTCTACTGCACGCTGCGTGATCTGGTTCTGTATCTGCATAAGGATGAGCATGGTTTTCGCAAGAGTCAA ATGTCCGACAATCTGCACAATGCAATACGCATACATCACGCCCTGGCCACCAAGGCCAATGACTACACCAAGAAGCAACATGTGTTCCGTCTGCAGACATCCGATCAAGCCGAGTATCTCTTCCAGACAAGCGACTCCAAGGAGCTCCACTCGTGGGTCGAGACGATCAATTACGTGTGCGCCGCCATTTCGGCGCCGCCACTCGAGGGCGGCGTGGGCAGCCAGAAGCGATTCCAGCGCCCACTCTTGCCCAGCAAGCAGACAAAACTGATGGTG AAGGAGCAATTGGAGTCGCACGAGGTGCAGCTGGCGCAGCTAGAGCAGGAGCTCAATGAGCACAAGAAGGGGCCGATACCCAGCAAGGGCTTGCCACTGCAGAACtacaaggagaaggagagctATTTGCAATATGAA CTGCGTCGCTACCGCACCTATGTGAGCATACTTAGCGCCAAAATGCTAGCCGATCAGCAGCAATTGGAGCTGCAGGCGCTGCAGCCCACGCAGGCAATCCTTGACGAAGAAGCCGACACATTCCCCGTGGGCAACAGCTGCTCGCCCACCACGCCGCCAAGTATTAACAttcaggagcaacagcagaaggaacagcaacggcagccaCATTCATCGAACAG AAGATATCCCCGGTTCTCAGTGCCTTCCCATTTGCTTTGGAACAGGCTGTTCTGGGACTGTGTTTGCTGCGGTGTCTTCCTATGTTGCTGGCGTTACTGCAATGTACTCACATTTCTTTAA
- the Efa6 gene encoding uncharacterized protein Efa6 isoform X7, which yields MTEELKVVLRRSEQHSGFGFSLLGSTGPPHVIYDIVENSPAADCGSVEAGDVILKVNGTDVHRYTTKEVLKCLRLSEQLVTLELKRDPKLKARIKEQLANTQSPHYVDIESPNIYDYSSSHSANSSPNHRPNNSKVSSPAAASGLRFKSPTHLPSLRQNSSTLLASGSTTTTTHTHSRNSSASSTKIKVVETTIQTTSSTITTSAAPTSPTGSDATSPTHRPSRIPQARKCPAPKPVPVLHSPQNKRPRSSQIPTKASNGNGNGNGSAHNSQLPPQLLQHSNSYSGSPVTRPRISTEREPDTEREPEPNSAPPQSAKAPRFEAFMMTGDLILNLSRTPQTSNHLTTQAKKVDSLRDSPIRQANSRMNGALAPRASGESSPTSSSSVDSPTNTSSDSVKREAKLQRKQHPQQQQQHQQQRDSINNSYNRKDSLTNDTLLMCEELERDEEGEYVLEEDSKHQHQRQRQHQQRYRQQQQQQRYEYYQNDDELDEEQEQEVEAEAEEEREEDQTHYDITNIETYQSGMGRGDEDDSDRQCLVEDDDDDDDAYDEEENDAGDEDYSTNSLGSGSTKQRLRALKQRAATRQQQQRNRDAVDCAARMPGYSASGSTSSTTVKSEAAGGMGIPMGVGLGAANTSQDETSFSVPTSPISLSTPLIDKETANSVPTSPEPSSLAPESSSGAAGVVVVRRHHNGHVVRKCDAAGFRTSKSEDHLQQIQREGIAAVIPIDIDEDVNSSLNTLLDTRQDSEDSQSTATTASSVATIVHNSSALNNNENENEIESEPLNSRNNNSAATTTTTIGNNNSSETENETESECEGEGESSVAATATTATRTNKKMIGSNCSNKLNYILCKKASDRDRIVWTYNAPLQPHQLQQIQQQQQQQQLHQQQQQQILLQQQQQQQQQQQQQQQQQQFYGGMVLSDPSDSDSTILVSDGAALQRQQLKQQLRAQQQQQRDRDRDQSEHKVVIQVRGMDNNGGGGGSAARSEDDVVTLTDEQPHTTMSSGAGAGAQGTRDASPPVSDDGSDVESLHSYHYSPKAVDMPSAIRLAKRLYSLDGFKKSDVSRHLSKNNDFSRAVADEYLKHFTFEKKSLDQSLREFLQQFSLSGETQERERVLVHFSKRFLDCNPGTFNSQDAVHTLTCAIMLLNTDLHGQNMNRKMSCAEFVDNLADLNDGENFPKDILKLLYQAIKTKPLEWALDDDAGDLQQRGNNALGNVGQNPFLDAPELATAVEYKKGYVMRKCCYDSSYKKTPFGKRSWKMFYCTLRDLVLYLHKDEHGFRKSQMSDNLHNAIRIHHALATKANDYTKKQHVFRLQTSDQAEYLFQTSDSKELHSWVETINYVCAAISAPPLEGGVGSQKRFQRPLLPSKQTKLMVKEQLESHEVQLAQLEQELNEHKKGPIPSKGLPLQNYKEKESYLQYELRRYRTYVSILSAKMLADQQQLELQALQPTQAILDEEADTFPVGNSCSPTTPPSINIQEQQQKEQQRQPHSSNRRYPRFSVPSHLLWNRLFWDCVCCGVFLCCWRYCNVLTFL from the exons GTTGAAGCCGGGGATGTCATCCTCAAAGTCAATGGAACCGATGTCCATCGCTATACAACGAAGGAGG TTCTCAAATGCCTGCGATTGTCCGAACAGTTGGTGACCTTGGAACTGAAGCGAG ATCCTAAGCTCAAGGCACGAATTAAAGAGCAGCTGGCCAACACACAGAGTCCACACTATGTGGATATTGAATCTCCCAACATCTACGactacagcagcagccacagcgcCAATTCCTCACCCAACCATCGTCCGAACAACAGCAAGGTATCTTCTCCGGCGGCGGCCAGCGGACTGCGCTTCAAGTCGCCCACACACTTGCCATCGCTGCGGCAGAACTCCTCGACGCTGCTGGCCAGTGGATCCACCACTACgaccacccacacacacagccgcaACTCCTCGGCCAGCTCCACAAAGATAAAGGTGGTGGAGACCACCATTCAGACGACATCATCAACCATCACCACAAGTGCAGCGCCAACGTCGCCAACGGGCTCGGACGCCACCTCGCCCACGCACCGACCCTCACGCATTCCACAGGCGCGAAAGTGCCCGGCGCCCAAGCCCGTGCCCGTGCTCCATTCGCCACAAAATAAGCGGCCACGCTCCTCGCAGATACCCACAAAGGCATcgaacggcaacggcaacggtaACGGGAGTGCACACAACTCCCAGCTGCCACCGCAATTGTTGCAGCACTCGAACAGCTACAGCGGCAGTCCCGTGACCCGGCCACGGATCTCCACAGAGCGCGAGCCGGACACAGAGAGGGAACCAGAACCGAATTCGGCACCACCGCAATCGGCGAAGGCGCCACGCTTTGAGGCTTTCATGATGACGGGAGATCTGATCTTGAATCTGTCCAGGACACCACAGACCAGCAATCACCTAACGACCCAGGCCAAGAAG GTTGACAGTCTGCGTGATTCGCCGATTCGTCAGGCCAATTCCCGGATGAATGGCGCCCTAGCGCCCCGAGCTTCGGGAGAATCCTCGCCCACATCCTCTTCCTCGGTGGACTCGCCCACCAACACCAGCTCGGATTCGGTGAAGCGTGAGGCGAAGCTGCAGCGCAAACAAcacccgcagcagcagcagcaacatcagcagcagcgggacaGCATCAACAACAGCTACAACCGTAAGGATTCGCTCACCAACGACACGCTGCTGATGTGCGAGGAGCTGGAGCGCGATGAGGAGGGCGAGTATGTGCTCGAGGAGGACAGcaagcatcagcatcagcgtcaacgccagcaccagcaacgctatcgtcagcagcagcagcagcaacgataCGAGTACTACCAGAACGATGACGAGCTggacgaggagcaggagcaggaggtggaagcagaggcggaggaggagcgcgAGGAGGATCAGACCCACTACGACATCACCAACATAGAGACGTACCAGAGCGGGATGGGGCGCGGCGATGAGGATGACAGCGACCGCCAGTGCCTGGTCGaagacgacgatgacgatgacgatgcctacgacgaggaggagaacgATGCCGGCGACGAGGATTACTCAACCAATTCGCTGGGCTCCGGATCTACGAAGCAGCGACTGCGCGCCCTCAAGCAGCGTGCCGCAAcgcgacaacagcagcagcgcaatCGAGATGCGGTCGATTGTGCTGCCCGCATGCCCGGCTACTCTGCCTCGGGCTCCACCTCGTCCACAACGGTCAAGAGTGAGGCGGCCGGCGGCATGGGCATTCCCATGGGCGTGGGGCTGGGCGCAGCCAATACCTCGCAGGACGAGACCTCCTTCTCAGTGCCAACATCGCCCATTTCGCTGTCGACGCCCCTGATCGACAAGGAGACGGCCAATTCGGTGCCCACCAGCCCGGAGCCGAGCTCTTTGGCTCCCGAGTCGAGTAGTGGGGCTGCTGGTGTCGTTGTTGTGCGACGCCACCACAACGGGCATGTGGTGCGCAAATGCGATGCCGCCGGCTTCCGCACCAGCAAGTCCGAGGATCATCTGCAGCAGATCCAGCGCGAGGGCATTGCGGCTGTGATACCCATCGACATTGATGAGGATGTGAATAGTTCACTCAATACGCTGCTGGACACGCGTCAGGACTCCGAGGACTCGCAG TCGACGGCCACCACTGCATCGTCGGTGGCCACCATTGTACACAACTCGTCGGCGTTGAACaacaacgagaacgagaatgaGATTGAGAGTGAACCGCTGAAtagccgcaacaacaacagtgccgcaacaacaaccacaacaataGGGAACAACAATAGCAGCGAGACCGAAAACGAGACCGAGAGCGAgtgcgagggcgagggcgaaaGCAGtgtagcagcaacagcaacgactgCCACGAGAACTAACAAGAAGATGATCGGaagcaactgcagcaacaaaTTAAACTATATCCTATGCAAAAAG GCATCGGATCGAGATCGGATTGTGTGGACCTATAATGCACCACTGCAGCcgcatcagctgcagcagatccaacagcagcagcagcaacaacagcttcatcagcaacagcagcaacaaatactattgcagcagcaacaacagcaacagcagcaacaacaacaacaacagcagcagcagcaattctACG GCGGCATGGTACTTAGCGATCCCAGTGACTCGGACTCCACCATACTCGTCTCGGATGGGGCCGCCctgcagcgccagcagctCAAGCAACAGCTGcgtgcccagcagcagcaacagagggacagggacagagatcAGTCGGAGCACAAGGTGGTCATCCAAGTGCGCGGCATGGACAAcaacggcggtggcggtggcagtgcgGCTCGGTCCGAGGACGATGTGGTCACGCTGACGGATGAGCAGCCGCATACAACGATGTCGTCGGGGGCTGGGGCGGGGGCGCAGGGCACGCGAGACGCCTCGCCACCCGTCTCCGATGATGGCAGCGATGTGGAATCACTGCACTCCTACCATTACTCGCCCAAGGCTGTGGACATGCCCTCGGCCATACGCCTGGCTAAAAGACTGTATTCCCTCGATGGTTTCAAGAAGAGCGACGTCTCCCGGCATCTCAGCAAGAA CAACGACTTTAGCAGGGCTGTGGCCGATGAGTATCTAAAGCATTTCACCTTTGAGAAAAAGTCGCTGGACCAGTCGCTGCGCGAGTTCCTGCAACAGTTCTCGCTCTCCGGCGAGACCCAGGAGCGAGAGCGGGTGCTAGTGCACTTCTCGAAACGTTTTCTGGACTGCAATCCGGGTACCTTCAACTCGCAGGATGCGGTGCACACGCTGACCTGTGCCATAATGCTTCTGAACACGGATCTGCATGGGCAGAATATGAATCGTAAAATGAGCTGTGCGGAATTTGTCGACAATCTGGCAGATCTCAACGATGGCGAGAACTTTCCCAAGGATATACTCAAGTTGTTGTATCAGGCCATCAAAACGAAGCCGCTGGAATGGGCGCT AGATGACGATGCGGGTGATCTGCAGCAGCGGGGCAACAATGCACTGGGAAATGTTGGACAGAATCCCTTCCTGGATGCACCCGAACTGGCCACCGCTGTGGAGTACAAGAAGGGCTATGTGATGCGCAAATGCTGCTACGATAGCAGCTACAAAAAGA CTCCCTTCGGCAAACGCTCCTGGAAGATGTTCTACTGCACGCTGCGTGATCTGGTTCTGTATCTGCATAAGGATGAGCATGGTTTTCGCAAGAGTCAA ATGTCCGACAATCTGCACAATGCAATACGCATACATCACGCCCTGGCCACCAAGGCCAATGACTACACCAAGAAGCAACATGTGTTCCGTCTGCAGACATCCGATCAAGCCGAGTATCTCTTCCAGACAAGCGACTCCAAGGAGCTCCACTCGTGGGTCGAGACGATCAATTACGTGTGCGCCGCCATTTCGGCGCCGCCACTCGAGGGCGGCGTGGGCAGCCAGAAGCGATTCCAGCGCCCACTCTTGCCCAGCAAGCAGACAAAACTGATGGTG AAGGAGCAATTGGAGTCGCACGAGGTGCAGCTGGCGCAGCTAGAGCAGGAGCTCAATGAGCACAAGAAGGGGCCGATACCCAGCAAGGGCTTGCCACTGCAGAACtacaaggagaaggagagctATTTGCAATATGAA CTGCGTCGCTACCGCACCTATGTGAGCATACTTAGCGCCAAAATGCTAGCCGATCAGCAGCAATTGGAGCTGCAGGCGCTGCAGCCCACGCAGGCAATCCTTGACGAAGAAGCCGACACATTCCCCGTGGGCAACAGCTGCTCGCCCACCACGCCGCCAAGTATTAACAttcaggagcaacagcagaaggaacagcaacggcagccaCATTCATCGAACAG AAGATATCCCCGGTTCTCAGTGCCTTCCCATTTGCTTTGGAACAGGCTGTTCTGGGACTGTGTTTGCTGCGGTGTCTTCCTATGTTGCTGGCGTTACTGCAATGTACTCACATTTCTTTAA